One genomic window of Actinoalloteichus hoggarensis includes the following:
- a CDS encoding cytochrome ubiquinol oxidase subunit I, whose amino-acid sequence MNAETLELARLQFALTAGAHFLFVALTLGLATIVACIQTRATFSRSEVHARMTRFWGQLYVINYAVGIVTGLVMEFQFGMSWSGLTHFAGNVFGASLAMETLVAFFIESTFLGLWIFGWHRLNRWAHLALIWIVTLTAYASAYWILVSNGFLQNPVGYRVDGDTLVLTDLGALLTNHSTILPFWHILGGALVTASFFMAGISAFHLFRRTPEQEFFRRSLRIGVATSLPALMFTASVGGFQFGPTGESQPMKIAAYTRDHAEMDRLQAEMVAQFGPGDYLPPVAWVQGGAITMLGVFGLMLMLSGASFLLMWFRPVVLRFRLWHLLLIAAIPMPFIAMIAGWVFREMGRQPWVVTGLLRVEDAVSPVSSGAMLASLITFSVLFGVLILVNYWLLARQAARGPDEVALGRPEAETRPEPAPTATF is encoded by the coding sequence GTGAATGCCGAGACCCTCGAACTCGCGCGCCTGCAGTTCGCACTCACCGCTGGCGCGCACTTCCTGTTCGTCGCGCTGACCCTCGGGCTGGCGACGATCGTCGCGTGCATCCAGACCAGGGCGACGTTCTCGCGCAGCGAGGTGCACGCCAGGATGACGCGGTTCTGGGGCCAGCTCTACGTCATCAACTACGCGGTCGGCATCGTCACCGGCCTGGTGATGGAGTTCCAGTTCGGCATGAGCTGGAGCGGGCTCACCCACTTCGCGGGCAACGTGTTCGGCGCGAGCCTGGCCATGGAGACGCTGGTGGCCTTCTTCATCGAATCCACCTTCCTCGGCCTCTGGATCTTCGGCTGGCATCGGCTGAACCGCTGGGCGCATCTGGCGTTGATCTGGATCGTCACCCTGACCGCCTATGCGTCGGCCTACTGGATCCTGGTCTCCAACGGCTTCCTCCAGAACCCCGTCGGCTATCGGGTCGACGGCGACACCCTGGTGCTGACCGACCTCGGCGCGCTGCTGACCAACCACAGCACGATCCTGCCCTTCTGGCACATCCTGGGCGGGGCGCTGGTGACCGCGAGCTTCTTCATGGCCGGGATCAGCGCGTTCCACCTGTTCCGACGCACGCCCGAGCAGGAGTTCTTCCGCCGGTCGCTGCGGATCGGCGTCGCCACCAGCTTGCCCGCGCTGATGTTCACGGCATCGGTCGGCGGCTTCCAGTTCGGCCCCACGGGCGAGTCGCAGCCGATGAAGATCGCGGCCTACACCCGAGACCACGCCGAGATGGACCGGCTCCAGGCCGAGATGGTCGCCCAGTTCGGCCCCGGCGACTACCTGCCGCCGGTGGCGTGGGTGCAGGGCGGCGCCATCACCATGCTCGGCGTGTTCGGCCTCATGCTGATGCTCTCGGGAGCGAGCTTCCTGCTGATGTGGTTCCGGCCGGTCGTCCTGCGGTTCCGGCTGTGGCACCTGCTGCTGATCGCGGCCATCCCGATGCCCTTCATCGCGATGATCGCGGGCTGGGTGTTCCGGGAGATGGGCAGGCAGCCCTGGGTGGTGACCGGGCTGCTGCGCGTCGAGGACGCCGTCTCCCCCGTGTCGTCCGGCGCGATGCTCGCGTCGCTGATCACCTTCTCGGTGCTGTTCGGGGTGCTGATCCTCGTCAACTACTGGCTGCTGGCCCGGCAGGCCGCCCGCGGTCCGGACGAGGTCGCCCTCGGCAGGCCCGAGGCCGAGACCCGTCCCGAGCCCGCTCCGACCGCGACCTTCTGA
- a CDS encoding response regulator, with protein sequence MIRVLLVDDQTLVRAGFRSILDGEPDIEVVAEASDGNGALRLAAEHRPDVVLMDVRMPEMDGLEATRRLAADPRLGGVRVVILTTFDLDDYVYDALRSGAAGFLVKDTEPMELIHAVRVVARGDALLAPAVTRRLIAEIACRRRAPEPSPLLNGLTDREREVLGLVAEGLSNDEIAARLVLSPATAKTHVSRIMTKLRSRDRAQLVVTAYESGMITPRWLA encoded by the coding sequence ATGATCCGCGTCCTGCTGGTCGACGACCAGACCCTCGTCCGCGCGGGCTTCCGCTCCATCCTCGACGGCGAACCCGACATCGAGGTGGTGGCCGAGGCCTCCGACGGGAACGGCGCGCTGCGGCTGGCCGCCGAGCACCGTCCCGACGTCGTGCTGATGGACGTCCGGATGCCCGAGATGGACGGGCTGGAGGCCACGAGGCGCCTCGCCGCCGATCCCCGGCTGGGCGGGGTCCGGGTGGTCATCCTCACGACCTTCGACCTCGACGACTACGTCTACGACGCCCTGCGATCCGGTGCGGCGGGTTTTCTCGTCAAGGACACCGAGCCGATGGAGCTGATCCACGCGGTGCGCGTGGTCGCCCGAGGCGATGCGCTGCTGGCCCCGGCGGTCACCCGCAGACTCATCGCCGAGATCGCCTGCCGCAGGCGGGCACCGGAGCCCAGCCCGCTGCTGAACGGACTCACCGACCGGGAACGGGAGGTGTTGGGGCTGGTGGCGGAGGGGCTCTCCAACGACGAGATCGCGGCCCGGCTGGTGCTGAGCCCCGCCACCGCGAAGACCCACGTCAGCCGGATCATGACCAAGCTGCGGTCCCGCGACCGCGCGCAGCTCGTCGTGACCGCCTACGAGTCGGGGATGATCACGCCGCGCTGGCTGGCCTGA
- the cydC gene encoding thiol reductant ABC exporter subunit CydC, with product MIEILRAARSWRLLFAAAAGIVAEVCAVALTGTAAWLITRAAEQPPLAALGTVIVAVRAFAIFRGGFRYVERLAGHDVALRAVARLRSRVYQAVVRGAGRRDGDALTTMVADVDGVQDLLLRVLLPAISAAAVGGGSIVVFLVLLPAAAWPLTAGLVLAGIVIPLCAASALRRAGARVARARAALAEHALDLVDGARELAAFGATDRADAEADRRLARVAALERRAAAVTTTASAAGLLAQGATTVLVAFVALRSGADEVLVAVLALTTLAAFEMFGPLVDAAHRFVELLPSTRRVAALLRTPAAAPSRPAAPPSSGVAVAGLWARYPGGTRHALAGLDLHVEPGSSTAVVGASGAGKSTLLDVLAGHRAPTEGSVTAPKSRSMTQDAHVFHTTVRANLLLARPDADQAALESAAARAGLLPVIHALPEGWDTVVGEGGHGLSGGQRQRLLLTRALLADPPLLLLDEPTEGLDPSAADAVLAAVLASRRGRTTIVVTHRAECLDLFDTVAVLDEGVLVTHGPHAELIERDPAYREVFAGFAPAVAEA from the coding sequence GTGATCGAGATCCTGCGTGCCGCCCGCTCCTGGCGACTGCTGTTCGCCGCGGCGGCGGGAATCGTCGCCGAGGTCTGCGCGGTGGCGCTGACCGGGACGGCGGCCTGGCTCATCACCCGGGCCGCCGAGCAGCCGCCGCTGGCCGCGCTGGGAACCGTCATCGTCGCGGTCCGCGCGTTCGCGATCTTCCGGGGCGGATTCCGCTACGTGGAGCGGCTGGCCGGTCACGACGTGGCGCTGCGGGCGGTGGCCCGACTGCGCTCCCGCGTCTACCAGGCCGTGGTGCGCGGAGCCGGTCGTCGGGACGGTGACGCGCTGACCACCATGGTCGCCGATGTGGACGGCGTACAGGATCTGCTGCTGCGGGTACTCCTCCCGGCGATCTCCGCGGCGGCGGTCGGCGGCGGCTCGATCGTGGTGTTCCTCGTGCTGCTGCCCGCGGCCGCGTGGCCGCTGACGGCGGGACTGGTGCTGGCGGGGATCGTCATCCCGCTCTGCGCCGCGTCGGCGCTGCGCCGCGCGGGCGCCCGGGTGGCCAGGGCACGCGCCGCGCTGGCCGAGCACGCCCTGGACCTCGTCGACGGCGCGCGGGAGTTGGCCGCCTTCGGCGCGACCGACCGGGCGGACGCCGAAGCCGACCGCCGGCTGGCGCGGGTGGCCGCGCTGGAACGGCGGGCGGCGGCGGTGACGACGACGGCGAGCGCCGCGGGCCTGCTCGCGCAGGGTGCCACGACCGTGCTGGTCGCTTTCGTGGCGCTGCGATCCGGCGCGGACGAGGTGCTGGTCGCGGTGCTCGCCCTGACGACCCTGGCCGCCTTCGAGATGTTCGGCCCGCTGGTCGACGCCGCGCACCGGTTCGTCGAGCTGCTGCCGTCGACCCGACGAGTCGCCGCGTTGCTGCGGACGCCCGCCGCGGCGCCGTCGCGGCCCGCCGCGCCGCCCTCGTCGGGGGTGGCGGTCGCCGGGCTGTGGGCGAGGTATCCGGGCGGCACGCGGCACGCGCTGGCGGGCCTGGACCTGCACGTCGAACCGGGTTCCTCGACGGCCGTGGTCGGGGCCAGCGGAGCGGGCAAGAGCACCCTCCTCGACGTCCTCGCGGGTCACCGCGCCCCGACGGAGGGCTCCGTCACGGCCCCGAAGTCGCGATCGATGACCCAGGACGCGCACGTCTTCCACACGACGGTGCGCGCGAACCTGCTGCTGGCTCGCCCGGACGCCGATCAGGCGGCGTTGGAGTCCGCCGCGGCGCGGGCCGGGCTGCTTCCGGTGATCCACGCCCTGCCCGAAGGCTGGGACACCGTCGTCGGCGAAGGCGGACACGGGCTGTCCGGCGGCCAGCGGCAACGGCTGCTGTTGACCCGTGCGCTGTTGGCCGATCCACCGCTGCTGCTGCTCGACGAGCCGACGGAGGGACTCGATCCGTCGGCGGCCGACGCCGTGCTCGCGGCCGTGCTGGCCTCCCGACGGGGCCGGACGACGATCGTCGTGACCCATCGAGCCGAATGCCTGGACCTGTTCGACACCGTGGCCGTTCTCGACGAGGGTGTTCTGGTCACACACGGACCACACGCGGAGCTGATCGAACGGGACCCGGCGTACCGCGAGGTGTTCGCCGGATTCGCACCGGCGGTCGCCGAGGCCTGA
- a CDS encoding DUF5957 family protein — protein MRTALTVLIGLFVGFLAGLLLAGLVDAVARSAAGAPIDPYVLRYLPLGLAPVGAATGAVVLWLRPRVGRRATGADRASPRAAGSDAEACGCAVRPRLDVTLPGVSAADDGHPGVPCLRQVADSDVAAPYTTAPAAAAHDGREAPLLSGAPAHRGTRTVPAPCPSAPLEPSTRLLTTRDAPICLPTDCPRAPERTSVVAHTRSRGTTCCQFREKTRSSPS, from the coding sequence GTGAGAACGGCCCTGACCGTCCTGATCGGCCTGTTCGTCGGCTTCCTCGCCGGTCTGCTGCTCGCCGGACTGGTGGACGCCGTCGCCCGCTCGGCCGCCGGCGCGCCGATCGACCCGTACGTCCTGCGTTACCTTCCGCTGGGGCTGGCCCCGGTGGGCGCGGCCACCGGCGCGGTCGTCCTGTGGCTGCGGCCGCGCGTCGGACGCCGCGCGACCGGGGCTGACCGCGCCTCGCCTCGCGCCGCCGGGTCAGACGCCGAGGCCTGTGGATGTGCGGTCAGGCCTCGGCTCGACGTGACCCTGCCCGGCGTGTCCGCGGCCGACGACGGACACCCCGGTGTCCCCTGCCTGCGGCAGGTCGCCGACTCCGACGTCGCCGCGCCGTACACCACCGCGCCGGCCGCCGCGGCCCACGACGGCCGGGAGGCGCCCCTCCTGTCGGGTGCGCCCGCGCACCGAGGCACCCGGACGGTCCCGGCGCCCTGCCCGTCCGCGCCGCTGGAGCCCTCGACGCGACTGCTCACGACCCGCGACGCCCCGATCTGCCTGCCGACCGACTGTCCGCGGGCGCCGGAGCGGACATCGGTCGTCGCTCACACCAGATCCCGGGGCACCACGTGCTGCCAGTTCCGCGAGAAGACCCGTTCGTCGCCCTCATAG
- a CDS encoding CocE/NonD family hydrolase yields the protein MRTVTSLPATVMLDDHVWIPMSDGARLSGRVWRPTSSDGDPVPAILEYIPYRHRDLTALRDSVNHPYIAGHGYACVRVDIRGTGDSDGVLLDEYLEQEQRDAEDVLAWLSEQPWCDGQTGMMGISWGGFAALQVAARRPPSLRAVVIASFTDDRYGDDMHYMGGCMLSDNLAESSTMFAYATCPPDPAVVGDRWRDMWQERLDNSGPWVARWLEHQRRDDYWRHASVCGDYSAVRCPVFAVCGWADGYSNAVFRMLENLDVPRKGLIGPWSHKYPHLGEPGPAIGFLQEVVCWWDHWMKHDAERNDDLDCAGLPGEPMLRTWMQDSVPPSTAYEERPGRWVGEPSWPSPHVRRERYLLAPHRILSADSEAEEHELTVQSPLSVGQFAGKWCSYNAPPDLPYDQREEDGGSLVFDSDVLQEACEILGAPVAELDVTATRPVAMIAARLSDVAPDGSATRVTYGLLNLTHRDGHDEPTPLEPGRRYRVSISLNGVAQSFPPGHRIRLSLSTSYWPLAWPPPEPALLRLHTGSSGLLLPVRPIAEPDGVSPRPFDQPEGAPPIDTTSLRPADQRWTVSRDLVTYRSALEVVKDIGVVHFEGIDLDVGKRAFERYEWLADDFSSVRGETEWTMEFSRGDWHVRIVTRTILTCTPDDFRVHARLDGYEGDERVFSRNWQHVVPRDLV from the coding sequence ATGCGGACGGTCACCTCACTGCCGGCCACGGTCATGCTCGACGACCACGTCTGGATTCCGATGTCGGACGGGGCAAGGCTCTCCGGCCGGGTCTGGCGGCCGACGTCCTCCGACGGCGATCCGGTCCCCGCGATCCTGGAGTACATCCCCTACCGGCATCGCGATCTGACGGCGTTGCGTGACTCCGTCAACCATCCTTACATCGCCGGTCACGGCTACGCCTGCGTCCGGGTCGACATCCGGGGCACCGGCGACTCCGACGGCGTGCTCCTCGACGAGTATCTGGAACAGGAGCAGCGGGACGCCGAGGACGTCCTGGCGTGGCTGTCCGAGCAGCCGTGGTGTGACGGGCAGACCGGGATGATGGGCATCTCCTGGGGCGGTTTCGCCGCGCTCCAGGTGGCGGCGCGGCGGCCCCCGAGCCTGCGGGCCGTGGTCATCGCCAGCTTCACCGACGACCGCTACGGCGATGACATGCACTACATGGGCGGGTGCATGCTCTCGGATAATCTCGCCGAGTCGTCCACGATGTTCGCCTATGCCACCTGTCCGCCCGACCCGGCCGTGGTCGGCGACCGGTGGCGGGACATGTGGCAGGAACGCCTGGACAACAGCGGCCCCTGGGTGGCGCGGTGGTTGGAGCATCAGCGTCGGGACGACTACTGGCGGCATGCGTCGGTGTGCGGCGACTATTCGGCCGTGCGATGCCCGGTCTTCGCGGTGTGCGGCTGGGCCGACGGCTACTCGAACGCGGTGTTCCGCATGCTGGAGAACCTCGACGTGCCGAGAAAGGGACTCATCGGCCCCTGGTCGCACAAGTATCCGCACCTCGGCGAGCCGGGGCCGGCGATCGGCTTCCTCCAGGAGGTGGTGTGCTGGTGGGACCACTGGATGAAGCACGATGCCGAGCGGAACGACGACCTCGACTGTGCCGGGCTGCCCGGCGAGCCGATGCTGCGGACGTGGATGCAGGACAGCGTGCCGCCGTCGACGGCCTATGAGGAGCGACCCGGCCGATGGGTCGGCGAGCCGTCCTGGCCGTCGCCGCACGTTCGACGGGAACGGTACCTGTTGGCGCCGCATCGCATCCTCTCGGCCGACTCGGAGGCCGAGGAACACGAGTTGACGGTGCAGTCGCCGTTGTCGGTCGGCCAGTTCGCCGGCAAGTGGTGCTCCTACAACGCACCGCCCGACCTGCCGTACGACCAGCGAGAGGAGGACGGCGGGTCGCTGGTGTTCGACAGCGACGTGCTCCAGGAGGCCTGCGAGATCCTCGGCGCCCCGGTCGCGGAGCTGGACGTCACGGCGACGCGGCCGGTGGCCATGATCGCGGCCCGGCTCTCGGACGTGGCGCCGGACGGCAGCGCCACGCGCGTCACCTACGGGCTGTTGAACCTGACCCACCGCGACGGGCACGACGAGCCGACGCCGTTGGAACCGGGCAGGCGTTATCGGGTGTCGATCTCACTCAACGGTGTCGCGCAGTCGTTCCCGCCGGGGCACCGCATCCGCCTGTCGCTGTCCACCTCGTACTGGCCGCTCGCCTGGCCGCCGCCGGAGCCCGCGCTGCTGCGGCTGCACACCGGGTCCAGCGGGCTGCTGCTGCCGGTGCGGCCGATCGCCGAGCCGGACGGCGTGTCGCCGCGGCCCTTCGACCAGCCGGAGGGCGCTCCGCCGATCGACACCACCAGTCTGCGGCCCGCGGATCAGCGATGGACCGTCTCGCGTGACCTCGTGACCTACCGTTCGGCCCTGGAGGTCGTGAAGGACATCGGGGTCGTCCACTTCGAGGGCATCGACCTCGACGTGGGCAAGCGTGCCTTCGAGCGCTACGAGTGGCTGGCCGACGACTTCTCCTCGGTGCGCGGTGAGACCGAGTGGACGATGGAGTTCAGCCGGGGCGACTGGCACGTGCGGATCGTCACGCGAACGATCCTCACCTGCACGCCGGACGACTTCCGGGTGCACGCCCGGCTCGACGGCTATGAGGGCGACGAACGGGTCTTCTCGCGGAACTGGCAGCACGTGGTGCCCCGGGATCTGGTGTGA
- a CDS encoding cytochrome d ubiquinol oxidase subunit II, giving the protein MEIIAIAALGFFAVGYFILGGADIGVGMLLPFLGRDAAERRVGIAAIAPFFLGNEVWLVATAGILIGGFPILEGALLSSLFPVFVALLAGWVIRDMGLWLRGRETGRVWWALCDGAIVGGSWTIALSWGWTFAGLLAGITDRPVAGAGAMLAAVGIAALFALHGLAFAALRLAGTQRERARRLSGESGEVRTFVLTSAAMTVAVLAVGWRLPLAESAADAATLAFLVPVLLVLTPLLVGAQAWVWWLFRHRVDRPSYL; this is encoded by the coding sequence ATGGAGATCATCGCCATCGCGGCCCTCGGCTTCTTCGCCGTCGGCTACTTCATCCTCGGCGGCGCCGACATCGGCGTGGGGATGCTGCTGCCCTTCCTCGGGCGGGACGCCGCGGAACGACGGGTGGGCATCGCGGCCATCGCGCCGTTCTTCCTCGGCAACGAGGTCTGGCTCGTCGCCACCGCCGGAATCCTGATCGGCGGCTTCCCCATCCTGGAGGGCGCGCTGCTCAGCAGTCTCTTCCCGGTGTTCGTCGCCCTGCTCGCGGGCTGGGTGATCCGGGACATGGGCCTGTGGCTGCGCGGCAGGGAGACCGGACGCGTCTGGTGGGCGCTCTGCGACGGGGCGATCGTCGGCGGCAGCTGGACGATCGCACTGAGCTGGGGCTGGACGTTCGCGGGACTGCTGGCCGGCATCACCGACCGCCCGGTCGCCGGCGCGGGCGCGATGCTGGCCGCCGTCGGCATCGCCGCGTTGTTCGCCCTGCACGGGCTCGCCTTCGCCGCCCTGCGGCTGGCGGGCACCCAGCGCGAGCGGGCGCGCAGGCTGTCCGGCGAATCCGGCGAGGTGCGGACCTTCGTCCTGACCTCGGCGGCCATGACGGTGGCGGTGCTGGCCGTCGGCTGGCGTCTCCCGCTGGCCGAGTCCGCCGCCGACGCCGCCACCCTGGCGTTCCTGGTGCCGGTCCTGCTCGTCCTGACGCCCCTGCTGGTCGGCGCGCAGGCCTGGGTGTGGTGGCTGTTCCGCCACCGGGTGGACAGGCCCTCCTACCTGTGA
- a CDS encoding ATP-binding cassette domain-containing protein, producing the protein MPRRERGRWALYALAQALLIIAQAELLARVIAGLDAALLPWLVGAVALRALVTRTFGAAARRASIAVRQDLGGRLMRRADSRPRGGEFSTLLTQGLAALDPYLSGYLPQVVTAIVVPPLVLIRIGVADWISAAIVVAALPLIPIFGALIGLRTRELTDHRWRELARLGGHFRDVLAGLSTLRVFGRTDHQAGVIRDMAEGHRRATMGTLRVAFLSSLVLELVCSITVALVAVPIGLRLIAGDVDLAPALVVLLLTPEALSPVRALGTRFHAAAEGVTVAEEVRTILAEPSTRETGPAGRVGAESSPAGAVPTGAAAGRRRRARRGADRATDAGGRSGGAAPGGTTSGGVVHGASGGGRAVGFDDAVEPSRQADRSEAGAVVDAGRLDDAGRAGSGVPGGGPAHRSAPTGARNHAAPTTSNTASPRPARTATRAARPASHPAGADPRDTPADPGARSRPVPPEIRLDDVTVRFPGRERPALDRVSLTIAPGERLALVGPSGAGKSTLLHLLLGFVRPDEGRVSIDGVDLAELDLPRWRDRIAWTPQQPHLFATSVADNIRLGSPDAGEDRVRAAAATAEAAEFIEALPDGYDTVLGERGAGVSAGQRQRIALARAFLRAAPVVLADEPTARLDLRSEAAVVTATDRLLTDRTALLVAHRPAMAGIADRVVTVANGRIADGGPRPARQGPRVGPGGVGRGGVGRGGVGPGGSGPGGVGHGSNEPSDVEQDGNEPSDVEQDGNEPGSAGQGGNEQRSGGREVDGQGGDGPGGAEESVACAGTERDAVKADRRGTGPLGADPPEIDPAAAEPPGADHPETDPAAPGPAGCGPVPKNSGLGRPDRAEARP; encoded by the coding sequence ATGCCGCGCCGCGAGCGCGGCAGGTGGGCGCTGTACGCCCTCGCCCAGGCCCTGCTGATCATCGCGCAGGCCGAACTGCTGGCCAGGGTGATCGCCGGGCTGGACGCGGCACTGCTGCCCTGGCTCGTCGGCGCCGTCGCGCTGCGCGCGCTGGTGACGCGGACTTTCGGCGCGGCTGCGCGGCGCGCGAGCATCGCGGTCCGCCAGGACCTCGGCGGCAGGCTGATGCGGCGGGCGGACTCCCGGCCGAGGGGCGGGGAGTTCAGCACCCTGCTCACGCAGGGTCTCGCGGCGCTGGACCCGTACCTGAGCGGCTATCTTCCCCAGGTCGTCACGGCGATCGTCGTACCGCCGCTGGTACTGATCCGGATCGGCGTCGCCGACTGGATCTCGGCGGCGATCGTGGTGGCCGCGCTGCCGCTGATTCCGATCTTCGGCGCGTTGATCGGCCTGCGCACCAGGGAGCTGACCGACCATCGCTGGCGGGAGCTGGCGCGGCTGGGCGGCCACTTCCGCGACGTCCTGGCGGGCCTGTCCACGCTGCGCGTCTTCGGCCGCACCGATCACCAGGCCGGGGTGATCCGCGACATGGCCGAGGGCCACCGCCGGGCGACGATGGGCACGCTGCGGGTGGCGTTCCTCTCCTCGCTGGTCCTGGAGCTGGTCTGCTCGATCACGGTCGCGCTGGTGGCCGTGCCGATCGGACTCCGCCTCATCGCGGGCGACGTCGACCTGGCGCCCGCGCTGGTGGTGCTGCTGCTCACCCCGGAGGCCCTGTCGCCGGTACGAGCGCTCGGCACCCGTTTCCACGCCGCGGCGGAGGGGGTCACGGTGGCCGAGGAGGTGCGGACCATCCTCGCCGAACCGTCCACCCGGGAGACCGGGCCGGCCGGCCGGGTCGGGGCCGAGTCGAGCCCGGCCGGCGCGGTGCCGACCGGCGCGGCGGCCGGCCGACGTCGGCGGGCACGACGGGGCGCCGACCGGGCGACGGACGCAGGCGGCCGGAGCGGCGGGGCCGCACCCGGTGGGACGACGAGCGGCGGAGTCGTGCACGGCGCGAGCGGCGGCGGTCGGGCCGTCGGATTCGACGACGCCGTCGAACCCTCACGGCAGGCGGATCGGTCCGAGGCGGGCGCGGTCGTCGACGCGGGCCGGCTCGACGACGCGGGCCGGGCCGGATCAGGCGTGCCCGGCGGCGGGCCTGCGCATCGCAGCGCGCCGACCGGTGCCCGGAACCACGCCGCCCCGACCACGTCGAACACGGCCTCGCCCCGGCCCGCGCGGACCGCGACGCGGGCCGCCCGGCCTGCGAGCCACCCGGCCGGCGCGGACCCGCGAGACACTCCGGCGGACCCCGGCGCTCGGAGCCGCCCCGTCCCGCCGGAGATCAGGCTCGACGACGTCACCGTGCGATTCCCCGGCCGCGAGCGACCCGCCCTGGACCGGGTGTCGTTGACGATCGCCCCCGGTGAACGGCTGGCGCTCGTGGGCCCCAGCGGCGCGGGCAAGTCCACCCTGCTGCACCTGCTGCTGGGCTTCGTGAGGCCCGACGAGGGACGAGTGTCGATCGACGGGGTGGACCTGGCCGAACTGGACCTCCCCCGTTGGCGGGACCGCATCGCCTGGACGCCGCAGCAGCCGCACCTGTTCGCCACCTCCGTGGCCGACAACATCCGGCTCGGAAGTCCCGACGCCGGGGAGGACCGAGTCCGGGCGGCGGCGGCCACCGCCGAGGCCGCCGAGTTCATCGAGGCGCTGCCCGACGGATACGACACCGTGCTCGGCGAGCGGGGCGCGGGCGTCTCGGCCGGTCAACGGCAGCGGATCGCGCTGGCGCGGGCGTTCCTGCGCGCCGCGCCGGTCGTGCTGGCGGACGAGCCGACCGCGCGACTCGACCTGCGCAGCGAGGCGGCGGTGGTCACGGCGACCGACCGACTGCTCACCGATCGCACGGCGCTGCTCGTCGCGCACCGACCCGCGATGGCGGGCATCGCCGATCGGGTCGTCACGGTGGCGAACGGCCGCATCGCCGACGGCGGGCCTCGCCCGGCACGGCAGGGCCCCCGCGTCGGGCCTGGCGGTGTCGGGCGAGGCGGTGTCGGGCGAGGCGGTGTCGGGCCGGGCGGCAGCGGGCCGGGCGGTGTCGGGCACGGCAGCAACGAGCCGAGCGATGTCGAACAAGACGGCAACGAGCCGAGCGATGTCGAGCAAGACGGCAACGAGCCGGGTAGCGCGGGCCAGGGCGGCAATGAGCAGCGCAGCGGCGGACGAGAAGTCGACGGACAGGGCGGCGACGGGCCGGGCGGCGCGGAAGAGTCGGTCGCCTGCGCGGGGACCGAGCGAGACGCCGTCAAGGCCGACCGGCGCGGGACCGGCCCGCTCGGAGCGGACCCGCCCGAGATCGACCCGGCCGCAGCCGAACCGCCCGGAGCGGACCACCCCGAGACCGACCCCGCCGCACCCGGCCCGGCCGGGTGCGGCCCGGTTCCGAAGAACAGCGGCCTCGGACGACCCGACCGAGCGGAGGCCCGCCCGTGA